cctttttggggtgggcgggcagggaggagggggaaaagacaGGGATTCTATTGCCGTTTTCCACTACAATGGGAAATGCCTCAATTTTGGCAGGTGCGTTGCAAAACTCAGGAAGGTTGAAATGCAGCGGCAAACCAGACTTCCTGCACGGCCATCAGGTGAGCCAACCATCTGGTTCAAGCACACAGGCAACCCCAAATGTGCAATTAAAATTCCGTTTGTTTTTCTCACACCCACGCTGTCCGGGGGAGACGAGCTGTAAAGCGGAAGATGGTCATTCGACCTTGGCAACACCATATAGACCAGCTTGGGTGAACTAACCCGGAAATACTTTTTCTGCAGAAGGGTGCTCTGTTGACTGCACATTTGTGCTGCGCATAAGCATGGTGTGCCTGGATGTGTTTTAAGATAATTTtgaagatctgggggggggggatccactttgCACAGCTGGGAATAAAGCAAAGCCACGTAACAGAATTCATGCACAGTTTTTCTGGCTCCCATAAACAATAAACTCTCCCTGGAACAGAGGATTGCGGTAATCTCCgagactctgtgtgtgtgcgcgcgcaagCGCATGTGTGTTTAAAGGGCcaacaagtcacagccaacttgtggCAATCCCATAGGCacaggtgggcaaactgtgactctccagatgtccatggactacaattatcatgagccacTGCTAGCTGGCCATCCctgccataaggttttcaaggccagatatGACGAGGGGGTTCGCCATCActtgcctctgtatagcaaccctagAATTCCTTGGAGACCTCCCATCCAACTACAAATCCAGTCTTCCTTAGCTTCCAGGCCAAGATCCGGCAAACCtggcccatccaagtcagggaTCAGACTAGGCAAACGGGAAAACTACAGAGGGGACCCTTACATCCTTCCAGACACCTGCGTACCTGCTGGAACAATATTGATGCTTCTGGCAAAGCAATGCTCAAATGACTTATctgaaaccaccaccaccaccaatgacacccagctctggcTGGGAATTGCCGGGTCCTTCCAAATCACCAGCAGCGGGTGGGGAGAAGGGCTGGCAGactcaggtcccccctggaggctagTCTACCTAGCCCTGGCCTATACATGCAGCGGAAAGAAGTGGTAGAAAACTGAGGCTCTGCAGgtgtccaacctccaggtgaggcctgcagATCCCCCCGGCGATACGCCTCATCGCCAGACTGCAGTTCCCTGGACAAAACGGCTACCTGGAGGGCGGACCATATGGCCTCAATCCCTGCCAAGGTGCCTTTTGCCCTCTACTCCTCAAACTCCAGAATATTCCCACCTTGGGAGCTGGGAAAGACGTATAGGAGCTGGTGTGTGCCAATAAAGGCATTCTGATTCTATCCCaactggaggtgggggaagagtgACATCCCAAAACTTcctgcaataaaaaaaaatgaaaatcaaagaGGCAATTTAGGGAGAAGCAATGAGTCCCATGGGTGGGTAGGGGTGTCCTCAAGTACGCTTGCCAGCTCCCTACGGGGCATCAGCGGGGGATCCAAGGATAGGGTTGCCTGGAGAACTGGcgagggagcctggggagggagagaccctcagtggggggggggcaaggccagagcccccccccccccccgccacagcagccatttcctccagggggtcGGCGCTGTGCAATCCGGACCCATTCCGGATCTCCCCAGGCGGCCTGGCTGCAGGCGCCGCAGCACCGCCTCCCGGCGCGCCCGAACCTTCTCGAGCGCCGCTTCTAGAACCCGGAGCGAGGCCGGCGGCCGCCTGCACTTGCCGGCGCCGGCCGCGCGGGGCGCCCCTCTCCTCTCCGCTCCGGCGCCGCTCCGTTTCCTGGCCACGTGCTTGCAGATGGCCGCGTCCAGGGCCAGCCGGGGTGGCGCGCCCTAgggggagagtgagtgagtgcgTGGGGCCGGGAGGTCCCCTGGAGGCGGCAGGGGTCGGGGGCGCGCGGGTGGGGGGCCAAGCGACCCCCCTGCCAAGGTGgggcgtggggagggggaagaatccccggcattataccctgctgaagctcCTCCGTCCCCCAAAGCAGCCCGCCCTTGGCTCCACCCCTGAGATCTCTCACCTGAGACACAGGTAGGGGAGccaggtttgggggtgggggaggcagggtggccaaacccaggtggggatttggggatggggcttgAGAATAGGGATCTCGGTGGGCACAAGGCTATggagctggggtggccaaatggtggctctccaggtgtcctgcaggtgctcatgggaattgtagtccatggacacctggagagccaccgtttggccagccctggaaGGCCACCTGTGCCTTGCAAAGCGTCTGTTTTTCTCTAGAGGAGCTGTTGGTTATAATCtcgagatgagctataattctgggggatctccaggcctcacctggaggctggcatccctgtgtcaTCTTCGTATACTTGGGGGGGGATGCGGCTTTTAGAACGGCCCACTCGGATCCAGGAGACCCAAATTCGGAACACCGTTCACTGTGTGGCTGGGCCAGTTGCTCTAGGTGGGAGAAGCGGTGGGGTGTAAACATCTCAGCAAACTGGTCCCAGGGAGCCATAGGCCAGGTAGTATCGCTTTGGTGCGCTGCTGTTGCGCGCATAGGAGCCTGGGCAAAAGCTTGGCCACTCACTGCCAGCACCATGTTTTCTGCTGAGCCTCGTGGGACAAAATAGGGGTAACACAGGAAGAGAACCAGCAAATGAGAACCAAAAGAGGTTCACGGTGTCCTGAAACAACTAAGGAGAAGCATTCTTAATCcctcttaacttttttttaacattgaagGTTTGTTGCATTCAAATGGGGTCACACgagccaaaaaaacccaaaaattatTGTTCACAATTTCTAAACTTTGATGCATTTTGCCCGTAAAACATAAACGAGTGATGGAGAATACTGCTTATATTGGGCCTAGGCAAGATGGCCGGGCTCACTCAAGGGGGGAAAAGATCTCCGGAGTCTCCAGTAAGGCCCTCGGATGACCACTGAGTGACAAAGGGTGGTAATCGTGGGTGATGGGCAGGCGGAAGGAGAGAGCTGGCCGGAATCTGTGGGTACTCTTGCATGGTAGAATGTTAGAGTCTTCTTGCTAGTGGCGTGTGTAATCTTGCATGTTTTCCTCGAAAGAGTTGAGAATCGTCTCCTGACGGAAACAGCAGACCGCAGCCATGGCCGAAGGGGGTGCAGGTGGGAACCAGCCCCCGCGTGAGCATCCTCACAATCTTCCGGGCTTACTGCAGATGGCGGTCACAGCAGGCAATGTGGAGCCTGCCCCGCTGGAGCCCATGTCCGACGAGGTAGACTGCTGtactcagggggagggggagcacaatCAAATTGTGTGTTTTCTGTGTGAAGATGTGCGTCTGGGCCTCCTGTTTTCTTGTCAAGCAGGTGGAGGCAGCAAAGCTAAACTTTGGAGGGGGGCTGCAGCTTGAGGATCAGATTCCTATTGGATCCAGAGTGTGTGCCATTGAATATGGCCCCGaataatattaaaatgcataGTGAGCTTCTTAAATATATGATATAACAGCTGCTAGAATTTTGTATGCATCCCGGTGGGAAAAAGATCTCTGCCAGAGCTCATGGACTGGTCAAACAAATGGAAAGAATATAAGACAATGGTGAAAAATACATTGTTAATGTGCAACTAATCAGTGTCAGATTTTAGAAGGCAGTGGAGTCCAATATTCGATTCGATTGATTAGTAAAATTTTGGTGGAAAGAACGGATGTGCAGACCGTATTTCTAAACCTTAGGAAAAAGGTAAACCTTAGGAAGAATGTAGTACATGGAGGGTGATAtcataaaaaaaaaccccaaggtaTATATTGTTAAACGccagcttaatttttaaaatgacagttcTGTAATATGTCATAGGTAGTATTTTCCCCCGCAGAGTGGTACTAGAGCAGAGGATTATGGGGAAGTGTGAGTCCTGGGTCCTTAAGCTCAAGACTTTGGTCAAAAATGACAGGGGATGTCCAGACACATGGGCACTTGTGGAAGGAGTGTGGGCTCCTGGCAGGAAGAAGAGGGTCTCTTGTGCAACGTTCTTCTGATCTATATTTTCCgtcccccttccccttgcccctggTTGATTCCCCAGCGGAGGCAGTGGCTGCAGGAGGCCATGGTGGAGGCGTTCCGGGGCCAGCAGGACGAGATAGAACAGATGAAGGAGTGTTTGCGGGTGCTGGAGGCTACGACGCCTGGGGCGGGGAGCCAGGAGAGTCTGGAGGAGGCCCATTCGGATCGGGCCAACAGAGAAGAAGCGCTGGACCTCCTGGCAGAGCTGTGCGAAAACCTGGATAACGCTGCAGGTAGGGCGATTCATGGCTAGGTCAAAGTGGAGAGTTTACAAAGATGGCCGAATTAACCAGTTTGGTGAATAGAAGACTCCGGAAGAATTCTATAAGCACCGGAACTATTATCTGAACTATGTGAACAACTAACTCTGACATATGTTGTTTACGACAGGGAGTGTAATGATCCATATTTATATAACTAGCCTTTTACTTTTCTCTGTATTCGGTTTTCTTTAACAAAatcaattttattcattttatttatttgttttatttatataccgccctccccggaggctcagggcggtttacatggaacatatgaacaatacataaaacaatcaataacatatgaataaccatacgaTAATAAAacgattttttaaataatgtaccAAAATAGATTTCTGCAAACTGGAGGGCATGCGGCTTCTGGCCCACCGCTACCTGGAGCACGAGGAGGAGGGGCTGCGCTGGCGAGCAGCTCACCTGGTGGGCACCTGCGCCCAGAACGTGCCCAAGGTGCAGGAGCAAGCGTTGGCGCTGGGTTGCATGAGGAAGCTCTTGCGGCTCCTGGACCACGACCCCAGCGAGGCCGTCCGGATCAAAGCGCTCTTCGCCATCTCCTGTGAGTCAGGGAATGGctcccctaccccctaccccctaccccttCCACgtggccggagggagggaggctgagtgaGAACAAAGTGCTTGATGCATCCAGTGAGTGGGACATGGATGTAAGCGGCATTTGTTCATCGATCCTCTTTCCATTCTCCGTTCTAAGAGCGGcggtctctagtctggagatctgggtttgattccccacctcctcctccccaggaagcccgctgggtgaccttgggccagtcctggttCTCCCAGAACTTTCTCAGGCCCACCTGGCTAGCAAGgtgcctgtcatggggagaggaaggggaggtgattgtaagtcgctttgagacaccttgtagagaaaagcggggtataaagctgtttggcagagtttaaatatgcaaagaagaacAGAGCACAGGAtgcttaaatgaataaaatagtcttatttagaagagaaacagctttgtacaGGAAGAGAGGATTGAGAGCGAGAGAGttctgtctaactgttctttaTTCATTCtcttgtggaggcaagcagggaggaagtgtgctcagaggattAAAAAATCTCCAATTGAGGCAGTCAGGACATAGAATAAGAGGATTTGAAAAAAATCCAGGATGTTCTTTatctaactgtgctaaatacacatctcctacgatgccccctgcaggatattctccatacctttttgaatcatgcacactatagatcttgcatattccaacaaaaaccaaccctcctcctccttctctgctgCCAGGCCTGGTGAGAGCCCAGGAAGCCGGTCTGCTGCAGTTCCTGCGCCTGGACGGGTTCTCCGTCCTCATGAGGGCCATGCAGAGCAACGTGCAGAAGCTAAAAGTGAAATCGGCCTTCCTGCTGCAGAACTTGCTGGTCGATCACCCAGAACAGAAAGGTGAGAAGcgtctggggtggggggctctaACAGTCCCAACTGAGGGGGACCCCCACTGCTTTTCTGGTTAATCTGCGAGGCCTGCTAGGTTCTGAGATCCAAGACTTGCCCTCAATCCCAAGATGTTCTTAGGGCACCAAGTGTAAAAAACATCCTTCCTCTTGAAAGTATATCTttggctcattcattcattcattcattcattcattcattcattcattcattcattcattcattcattcattcatgtattttAGACCTTGTTTTATTATGTGGGGAATTGTGTGGGATGTGTTTTTATAGGTTTTActgtatggttttaatgggggttttatatgtttgtaACTCACCTTGGGCCTAAGGGGAGAGGCGAGGAAtgaatctaagaaataaataaataaaataaataaatatatactgcccttccatatggctctgggcggtttacatataacatcatataacatcatataacattgcaacaaatatataacaaatattaatataacaatatataacaaatataacaagtaaTAACAATCATATCTACCAGAACCATATTtgacaggaacattgacacagctttgtgTAGTGAGTCTTACACACAAGAGTCCTTTCGCACAGAAGAAGCTGTCGTAAGCCACGTTGACTGAATGTGGTGAAAAACCATCGACACAGTTTAAGAAGGCCCCGTGCAAGAGAAAGGGGGTGACCCGTGGAGGTAGGGCTGCCCACCACCCCCCGTAATCagcctctggcccttttcttgaCTTACACTGTccgtccctttccccctcccccagaaacgcTCTGTTCGATGGGAATGGTCCAACAGCTGGTGGCCCTGATCCGGACTGAACACAGCACTTTCCACGAACACGTCTTGGGAGCCTTGTGCAGGTATCGAGCGGAGCGGGAGCCAGCCCCTGCGGGCACTTTAGACGGAAAGCGAAGGATTGTTTGCTTCACGTGGGAACCTAAAAGAACTGCCTCAGAGCAGTGTCCCTCTAGTCCGGCGTCCTGtctcgcacagtggccaaccggttgCCATGGAGAGCTGAACAAACAGGGTGTGGAGGCCAAGGCCCTCCCTTGCTGCCGCTGGTTCTCAGAGCTTTCCTGTTTCTGTAGAACAccctttttcaatgttttgaccatgggggaacctctgaaataatcttcaggctttggggaacTCCGGGAGtcgtgacatgccccttcagagaggtgggtgcagaagtaagattcaGAAGCCCGCCTTTCAATCCATTGATTGTTTACCgtttctattgtggagaaagaaaataggcctgtagagcaggggtagtcaaactgcggccctccagatgtccatggactacaattcccaggagcccctgccagcgaatgctggcagggggctcctgggaattgtagtccatggacatctggagggccaccgtttgactacccctgctgtagagcaacagaggaaCTGGGCTCCAGCGGCCgtccgaacttctgggaaaggctgtgaaacccctgggaatccctgctgttgACAAAGGTTCCCTTGCATCACCTTGGCTGGTAGCCAGTGATAGACCTCAATCCCCTAAATCTAATTCTGTAAGCTTGGGGTTGACATCCTTAggaaatggggggcgggggggggggcggtaggaTCAGGTGTATTGCAGCAGACAAATCGATGCAGAGAGCGATTTGCAGTCAGTCTGGATCTCTGGTGAGGCCACGTATGTCCCTCATTAGAAATATCTGAACTCGGCAGCACCCTGTGAAGTCGATGGGCAGGGGGTTCAGGAAAGGCCGTCAACATGCAGCACACCCGTGGAACTCTCTGCTGCAGGATATAGATTTGTTATGGGTCTAATCTAGCCCCTGGGAAGTTCCGTCTGGCCCCCAGGTGTACGTAGAATGCTTGGTAGAAACAGGCCTTGAAGCACAGGAAAGGTGAGTTCTACATGTGCTAGACAGGCCATGCCGTGGAGAATGCTGGTTCTTCCGCTAGCACTTGTGGAAGGGCTCATTGAAAACCATTGTTCCGTGCAAGCGGAAGTGTTAGCTGGTGAAGTAGCGTGTTGCACAGTAGAATCTGTCTGGGTTCGCAGAATGTCCATAGAATTGACACCGACGGTTCTAGAGCCTGTTTCTCACACTGCTCATTTTGAAAACCGTTCCCGAGCATAAGGAGTAGACAGTTGTTTTAAAAAGCCCCAACCTAAGCTCCTTATTCTCAGGAATTGAGGTTTTGCAGCAGATACTTGATTTGGAACATTGTACAATTTCAGAAGTCGGTGATTAAGGGGCGGAGAGGGAGGTAAGCTCAGTTGGTGGAGACAAAACTTTTGGTTCTGTGTGTAATCTCCCGTTCCTCTCCTTGGCCTCCGGCATCAGCCTGGTGACGGATTTCCCTCAGGGCGTTCAAGAGTGTCAACTGCCCGAACTTTCCCTGGAGGAGCTGCTAAAGGAACGGTGCCAGCTGCTGAAGGAGCAGGAAGAATTCCAGGTAGGCTAGACACGGGATcttgctgcagcctttcccctttcTGAGAATGGAATTGTATGTCTTTTGGGATGAGTGCTGAGTTTTAAGAGCAGGCCACCTCACATTCTGCCATTCTAAAGAATGCCACCCCGTGTGATTTCGGTTTTTCAGCTGATTTGGTCCATTTCTAAGGATGAAATAAGAAATACGGCGGGGACAGGGCGCATTTTTCAATTTCCGTGCTGCTTAAAAACTAGTTTCCTGCCTGCACATAAAATACACCTATACCGAGCAAGCTAAGAAAACCCTCGCCTGGTAGTATTTGTCTTTTATTTTGCAGGCCTCTCGCCAGGCTTGGCCTGATCCGGGTGAGAACCGCACTGTCCCCTCCTGCTTTGCAAAAACTTGGCGGgtgccacgttggggacccctgccgtAGAGGTTCATGGCTTTCAGCCAATGGCAGCTTTTGGTTTTAGAAAAGCAGTTTGGGTTCTGAACGGCTCtggtttttcccctcccctcctcttgagAAAAGATGTTATTCTAACCTAGGAGATCCCTTACGATAGGCTGCTAGAACCGGCTCAGTGCTGTTCCCTCCCTAGCATATGGCCATTCTcatgctctccccccccagcttttTCCTTAATTATTGGGGTGGgggctgccttcccttcttttctccgtCTGCGGCTGCCTGTCGTGTTTACTGTTGGCGGATCAGTTCCCACCCCTGCGGTTAGCGTTGACAGTTTTTCTCCGAACGTAGCAATTAGGTGGCACAAAACTTGACAATTAAACAATTGGTCTAATATGGTAAGTGGAGAGGATGGGGAGCCAGTCTCCGGGCTGTTTTAAAGCTCTCCCCCAGCCCACCCTGTTTGgggttcagggggaaaaaaaaacctaaGTTGAAACAGTCATACTTTGGCATTTTGAAGGCGGGTATTGGATATAGCTTGTAGTACGAACAGAAGGAATTGTTTTTAGTAATCTGTTGGTATAATTGGCTGGATTGGGGAAAGGGAACAATTTTGTCCCGCAAAGGATACCACATGTCCCCTAAAGGACACT
The Paroedura picta isolate Pp20150507F chromosome 16, Ppicta_v3.0, whole genome shotgun sequence genome window above contains:
- the HSPBP1 gene encoding hsp70-binding protein 1; amino-acid sequence: MAEGGAGGNQPPREHPHNLPGLLQMAVTAGNVEPAPLEPMSDERRQWLQEAMVEAFRGQQDEIEQMKECLRVLEATTPGAGSQESLEEAHSDRANREEALDLLAELCENLDNAADFCKLEGMRLLAHRYLEHEEEGLRWRAAHLVGTCAQNVPKVQEQALALGCMRKLLRLLDHDPSEAVRIKALFAISCLVRAQEAGLLQFLRLDGFSVLMRAMQSNVQKLKVKSAFLLQNLLVDHPEQKETLCSMGMVQQLVALIRTEHSTFHEHVLGALCSLVTDFPQGVQECQLPELSLEELLKERCQLLKEQEEFQEELDFCETLLRLCFQGQPDENSMDR